The Hymenobacter sp. GOD-10R genome includes a window with the following:
- a CDS encoding cupin domain-containing protein has translation MDNSQNPFSEDSSLSWENVGEGVRRKILAYNADLMMVKVAFETGSIGAIHQHVHTQITYVESGVFEASVDGQKRVLRAGDTFLAPSNIWHGVVCQEAGVLVDVFNPMREDFV, from the coding sequence ATGGATAATAGCCAAAACCCGTTTTCAGAAGATTCTTCTCTATCATGGGAAAACGTGGGCGAAGGCGTGCGACGCAAGATCCTCGCCTATAACGCTGACCTGATGATGGTGAAAGTTGCCTTTGAAACAGGGAGTATTGGCGCTATTCATCAGCATGTGCATACGCAGATTACCTATGTGGAAAGCGGCGTGTTTGAAGCCTCTGTGGATGGACAGAAACGAGTACTTCGAGCAGGAGATACATTTCTCGCCCCATCTAACATCTGGCATGGGGTAGTTTGCCAAGAGGCAGGTGTTTTAGTAGATGTGTTCAATCCAATGCGCGAGGATTTTGTGTAA
- a CDS encoding tagaturonate reductase, which yields MKHLSRSIGAGLAETPVAMPEEKLFELPEKVIQFGTGVLLRGLPDFLIDKANRQGVFNGRIVVVKSTDGGDIEAFNRQDGLYTVCVRGIEDGQTVDENVVCSAISRVLSAKSQWEEILKCAANPELQVVISNTTEVGIQLVPDDIRQSPPQSFPGKLLAFLYARFQAFKGDKSKGLVIVPTELIPDNGSKLEAILLELAHRNGLESEFMDWLEAANTCCNSLVDRIVPGRPDEATYRGITEQLGYEDDLLTMSEAFLLWAIQGDERVKSILSFHEVDKGIVIQPDINLFRELKLRLLNGTHTLSCGLAYLSGFETVRSAMENDTVGTFISNLMLADLLPGIPYPVDEKVAQRFGLQVMDRFRNPFMEHRWLAITMQYTAKMQMRNIPTLLHYYKRFNAVPECMALGFAAYLLFMKGTEQRGTTWYGQVNGGEYAIQDDKAGYFADLWATQEAEELVTTVLHNQSLWGHDLTQLPGFVKQVGDYLQKMLENGAYPTVAAYFNKTTLAK from the coding sequence ATGAAGCATTTATCTCGCTCTATTGGGGCCGGCCTAGCCGAAACGCCCGTGGCAATGCCGGAGGAAAAACTATTCGAGCTGCCCGAAAAAGTTATACAATTTGGTACGGGTGTACTGCTGCGCGGGCTCCCCGATTTTCTTATTGACAAGGCTAACCGCCAAGGAGTGTTCAACGGTCGCATTGTCGTTGTGAAGTCAACTGACGGCGGCGACATTGAAGCGTTTAATCGCCAAGATGGTCTTTATACAGTATGCGTCCGTGGTATTGAAGATGGACAAACCGTCGATGAAAATGTGGTGTGTTCTGCTATCAGCCGCGTATTGTCAGCGAAGAGCCAATGGGAAGAGATTCTCAAATGCGCCGCTAATCCTGAGCTACAAGTAGTCATTTCGAACACCACGGAGGTTGGCATCCAACTCGTACCCGACGATATCAGGCAGTCGCCACCCCAGTCGTTTCCAGGTAAGCTCCTTGCTTTTCTGTATGCGCGCTTCCAGGCATTCAAAGGCGATAAGTCGAAGGGCTTAGTCATTGTGCCAACGGAGCTTATTCCGGATAACGGGAGCAAACTGGAGGCGATTCTGCTGGAGCTAGCTCACCGCAACGGTCTCGAAAGTGAGTTCATGGATTGGTTAGAAGCGGCCAACACTTGCTGCAACTCGCTCGTTGACCGCATCGTGCCGGGCCGCCCTGATGAGGCTACCTACCGCGGCATTACCGAGCAGCTTGGCTACGAAGATGACCTATTGACCATGTCGGAAGCATTCCTGCTGTGGGCTATTCAGGGCGACGAACGGGTAAAATCAATTCTGTCCTTCCATGAGGTTGACAAAGGAATTGTTATTCAGCCCGATATTAATCTATTCCGTGAACTGAAGCTGCGCCTACTCAACGGTACGCACACACTAAGCTGTGGCTTAGCCTACTTAAGTGGTTTTGAGACGGTGCGCTCGGCGATGGAAAACGATACGGTGGGTACTTTTATCAGCAACTTGATGTTAGCTGATTTGCTACCAGGCATTCCATACCCAGTAGACGAAAAAGTGGCTCAGCGTTTTGGCTTGCAAGTAATGGATCGTTTCCGCAACCCTTTCATGGAACACCGGTGGCTAGCTATTACAATGCAATACACTGCGAAAATGCAGATGCGCAACATCCCAACGCTGCTGCATTACTACAAGCGGTTCAATGCTGTGCCGGAGTGTATGGCCTTGGGTTTTGCGGCTTACTTACTGTTCATGAAAGGCACCGAGCAACGCGGCACAACGTGGTACGGTCAAGTGAACGGTGGTGAGTATGCCATTCAAGACGACAAGGCTGGCTACTTCGCTGACCTTTGGGCAACCCAAGAGGCAGAAGAATTGGTCACGACGGTATTGCACAATCAAAGCCTGTGGGGCCACGATTTAACTCAACTACCTGGTTTCGTTAAACAAGTAGGTGACTACCTACAGAAGATGCTGGAAAATGGCGCTTACCCAACGGTAGCTGCATATTTCAATAAAACGACTCTCGCAAAATAG
- the pelA gene encoding pectate lyase, with protein sequence MKQFWKLLCLILGLTAGVFPAAQAQRIIVAADGSGTFRTVQEAVNSLPAQAAQPRTIFIKNGTYHEKVSIDGKNNLILKGESEKGVVLTNAQARDAWYCDPQSHANDWGVATLNMRNSPDVTLENLTVINSYGFDTKGDAFIDCPTASGGKKSISKTGHQMALRTMAGAIRLIVRHCTFRALGGDTVSPWDVEAGLYYFVDCTMEGGVDFYCPRGWAYAENCRFICHNMEAAIWHDGSGNKDEKTVLKNCTFEGDDNFKLGRYHRESQFYLVDCKFPKNMADADIYQAKSGPGTPLWGRRVYYYNCHRKGGDYAWHKNNLEKAIGAPSPKQITANWTFGGRWNVNKKAVALAAPAPTALAKDSAAERMLVFQRSVGGWPKAVNGTKVSYEHPLTAAEKASTRKDADHADATIDNNATTREIRYLLAAAQRTGNMAYRNAAENGIRYLLKMQYPNGGFPQYYPDHSLYRHQITYNDDAMIRALSILRDLVEHKGDFTLVDQALVPQAKLAVERGVDCILKTQYVQNGKLTAWCAQHDENTLQPAKARAFELASLSGDETVGIVQFLMGVDNPSPELRKAVVSAVTWLNEVRMPNQAVKDIKDAAQPTGRDRVIVSEPGSTIWARFYDLESNKPIYVGRNSEKKNTLAEIENERRAGYLYVGTWPEKLLTKDYPAWQQKWEKGSSKL encoded by the coding sequence ATGAAGCAGTTTTGGAAACTGTTATGCTTGATTTTGGGCCTGACCGCAGGAGTTTTTCCTGCGGCTCAGGCTCAACGCATTATTGTAGCTGCGGATGGTTCTGGAACGTTCCGGACTGTTCAGGAGGCAGTCAACAGCTTACCTGCGCAAGCCGCACAGCCACGGACTATCTTCATCAAGAATGGTACTTACCACGAAAAAGTATCCATTGATGGTAAGAACAACTTGATCCTTAAAGGTGAAAGTGAGAAGGGTGTTGTGCTGACCAATGCGCAAGCGCGTGATGCCTGGTACTGCGACCCTCAGTCACATGCCAATGATTGGGGGGTGGCAACGCTCAACATGCGTAACAGCCCTGATGTGACACTAGAAAACTTGACAGTCATCAATAGCTACGGCTTCGATACTAAAGGTGATGCTTTCATTGACTGCCCTACTGCCTCGGGTGGTAAGAAATCAATAAGCAAAACCGGACACCAAATGGCATTGCGAACAATGGCTGGTGCGATCCGGCTTATTGTTCGCCACTGTACGTTCCGTGCCCTAGGTGGTGATACGGTAAGCCCTTGGGATGTAGAAGCTGGCCTCTATTATTTTGTCGACTGCACGATGGAAGGTGGAGTCGATTTTTACTGTCCACGTGGCTGGGCTTACGCGGAGAACTGTCGCTTCATTTGCCATAACATGGAAGCGGCTATCTGGCATGATGGTTCCGGCAACAAAGACGAGAAGACAGTATTAAAAAACTGTACGTTTGAAGGCGACGATAACTTCAAGCTAGGTCGCTATCATCGGGAGTCTCAATTCTACTTAGTAGACTGCAAGTTTCCCAAAAACATGGCCGACGCTGACATCTACCAAGCAAAGTCGGGCCCTGGTACCCCGTTATGGGGACGACGCGTGTATTACTACAACTGCCACCGCAAAGGCGGCGATTACGCTTGGCATAAGAACAACTTGGAGAAAGCCATTGGCGCTCCCAGTCCGAAGCAGATTACGGCGAACTGGACATTCGGTGGACGGTGGAACGTTAACAAAAAGGCTGTAGCACTAGCTGCTCCTGCGCCTACAGCATTGGCCAAAGACTCGGCCGCTGAGCGAATGTTGGTATTCCAACGCAGTGTGGGTGGCTGGCCTAAAGCAGTGAACGGAACCAAGGTTAGCTATGAGCATCCCCTGACTGCTGCCGAAAAAGCTAGCACACGCAAAGACGCAGATCATGCGGACGCTACCATTGACAATAATGCGACAACCCGTGAAATCCGCTATTTGCTAGCAGCGGCTCAGCGCACAGGCAACATGGCATATCGCAACGCTGCCGAAAACGGTATTCGCTACTTGCTGAAAATGCAGTACCCCAACGGGGGCTTCCCGCAGTATTATCCAGATCATAGCCTCTACCGTCACCAGATTACTTACAACGACGACGCCATGATTCGTGCTTTATCGATACTGCGCGATTTGGTAGAGCATAAAGGTGACTTTACGCTCGTCGACCAAGCGCTAGTGCCACAAGCAAAGCTAGCCGTGGAGCGAGGCGTAGATTGCATCCTGAAAACCCAATACGTGCAGAACGGCAAACTCACGGCTTGGTGCGCGCAACATGATGAGAATACACTTCAGCCGGCCAAAGCACGTGCCTTCGAGCTAGCTTCATTGAGCGGCGATGAAACAGTTGGCATTGTACAGTTTCTGATGGGCGTTGATAACCCTTCGCCGGAATTGCGCAAAGCTGTTGTTAGCGCGGTGACTTGGCTGAATGAGGTGAGAATGCCGAACCAAGCAGTAAAGGATATTAAAGATGCCGCGCAGCCGACCGGTCGCGACCGGGTGATTGTCTCTGAACCTGGCTCGACTATTTGGGCTCGATTCTACGATTTAGAATCAAATAAGCCTATCTATGTAGGTCGTAATTCAGAGAAGAAAAATACCTTAGCCGAAATAGAAAACGAACGCCGGGCCGGCTACCTCTACGTCGGTACTTGGCCTGAAAAGCTGCTGACTAAAGATTACCCTGCCTGGCAGCAAAAATGGGAAAAAGGCAGCAGCAAACTGTAA
- a CDS encoding RagB/SusD family nutrient uptake outer membrane protein, with protein sequence MKRIFRPTLVAAAIACSLGVSSCKDYLEVNPTAVDTPETIFSNVSGATSAIIGAYDPLSGDAGYGNRLSSYYPFDSDEMQSSSGGDDAGSGRRGIARYTSVTTNAEVLNPWNQLYQGIERANLCIKYVPEMTQYNSGTDMVTVRRIHGEALTLRAQYYFELVRNWGDVPEPRTPSVTGQDFNLPRTDRDVIFDHLLDDLALAETLVPWRSEVASDERITKGAVKALRARIAMYRGGYSLRQNGQVSRPSNYKDFYAIARNECSDLMANRGQHTLNANYEETFRSINELRVEAAHEIIFQVGMGGASAASDSKLGYYNGPRITASPKYGQSSGAVTVLPTYFYAFDSLDTRRDVTIAPYTIGSTDNQALTTLISMYDGKFRRDWRLPLVPAVSVQSLNYNWPLIRFADVLLMFAEAQNDLAGPTVAYNGVTATQALMEVRVRGFKGNTKAAGTPPTDQAGFFNAIVNERFVEFGGEGIRKYDLIRWNLLGTKLAETKATLRAWIADQTASSPYAKIPLVMYYTVVNGQVKYSRSLYRPAPATKPAGTTNVNWRSSITEARIADIASGYTTNRQLLPIPASAITTNPNLVQNPGY encoded by the coding sequence ATGAAACGCATATTTCGCCCAACTCTTGTTGCCGCAGCTATCGCCTGCTCACTAGGTGTCAGCTCGTGCAAAGATTATTTAGAAGTCAACCCGACCGCTGTTGATACGCCTGAAACCATATTCAGTAACGTAAGCGGTGCTACAAGCGCAATAATTGGCGCTTACGACCCTTTGTCAGGTGATGCTGGCTACGGCAACCGTCTTAGCTCTTATTATCCCTTCGACTCTGATGAGATGCAAAGCAGCTCAGGGGGAGATGATGCCGGTTCAGGTCGTCGGGGTATTGCCCGCTATACGTCCGTTACCACCAACGCGGAAGTACTCAATCCTTGGAACCAACTGTATCAAGGCATTGAACGAGCCAATCTCTGTATCAAATATGTTCCAGAGATGACGCAGTACAATAGTGGTACTGATATGGTAACTGTCAGACGCATTCATGGAGAAGCACTGACCCTGCGGGCTCAGTACTACTTCGAACTAGTGCGTAACTGGGGTGATGTGCCAGAGCCACGTACTCCTTCTGTAACAGGCCAAGACTTCAACTTACCCCGAACCGACCGTGACGTAATTTTTGATCACCTGCTGGATGATTTAGCTTTGGCTGAGACGCTAGTGCCTTGGCGCTCGGAGGTTGCCAGTGACGAGCGTATCACAAAAGGTGCTGTTAAAGCCTTGCGGGCCCGCATTGCTATGTACCGTGGAGGCTACTCACTACGCCAAAATGGTCAGGTAAGCCGTCCTAGCAACTATAAGGACTTCTACGCCATCGCACGCAATGAGTGTTCTGATCTAATGGCTAACCGTGGTCAGCACACTCTCAATGCTAACTACGAAGAAACTTTCCGGAGCATCAATGAGCTGCGGGTAGAAGCTGCTCACGAAATCATATTCCAGGTAGGTATGGGTGGCGCTAGTGCAGCTTCAGATAGTAAGCTAGGGTATTACAACGGCCCACGTATCACGGCTTCACCGAAGTACGGCCAGTCAAGCGGTGCTGTAACAGTACTACCCACTTACTTCTATGCCTTCGATTCGCTGGATACACGCCGTGATGTAACAATTGCACCTTACACTATCGGCTCAACTGATAACCAAGCGCTTACTACCCTTATCAGTATGTACGACGGCAAGTTCCGTCGCGACTGGCGGTTGCCATTAGTTCCAGCAGTGTCAGTACAAAGCTTAAATTATAATTGGCCTCTCATTCGGTTTGCCGATGTGCTGCTAATGTTTGCAGAAGCGCAGAACGACCTAGCTGGCCCAACGGTAGCCTACAACGGAGTTACAGCTACTCAAGCGCTAATGGAAGTACGTGTGCGCGGATTTAAAGGAAACACGAAAGCTGCTGGTACACCGCCTACTGATCAAGCTGGGTTCTTCAATGCTATAGTCAACGAACGTTTCGTAGAATTTGGCGGTGAGGGTATCCGTAAGTACGACCTGATCCGCTGGAATCTACTCGGAACAAAGCTAGCAGAGACAAAAGCTACTCTACGCGCTTGGATAGCCGATCAGACAGCGTCTAGTCCCTACGCTAAGATTCCATTGGTAATGTACTACACTGTTGTGAACGGTCAGGTAAAATACTCTCGGTCGCTTTATCGTCCGGCTCCGGCTACTAAGCCAGCGGGTACCACCAACGTAAACTGGCGTTCGTCTATTACAGAAGCTAGAATCGCTGACATTGCCTCGGGTTATACGACCAACCGACAGTTGCTTCCGATCCCAGCATCAGCTATAACAACAAACCCGAACTTGGTACAAAACCCAGGATACTAA